The genomic stretch cgtttattcgtttaccatCGGTTGCACTATCGCTGTTCTTTGGTAAAACACATACCAGCATACTTCTCTTTCGACCCATATAATATAGTTAGACAGATTCATTCAGTTTTCAGCGGATTACGATTAAATTGAGATAGTAATTACTACTAAATCCAAAATTATCGTGATGTTTTTTACAGGTGTACATTGGTCTGTGTGAGCCGAATTTATCTCGGAATGCATACAGTGCTGGACATTCTTGCTGGCCTGGCTTTAGCAATGTTTCTAATGATTCCCCTAGTGCCATTGGTTGATGCAACAGACTATTACTTTCTAACAAAGGATTGGGCTTTGGCCATCTTAGTTGCTATCAGCATCGCTACTGTGGTATATTATCCCTGTAGTGATAAATGGACTCCTACAAGGTACATGTGTGCCGTAGACTTAAAATACTTAGCATCTTCTACATATCAAATACCTATCCTTAGTACAATTGTGTGCACAGCATTTACAACGCAggcattaatttttttcaaatttcctctCTTGTTCACGGATTTACAGaaaactatttaaaaaaaaaattgaatacaagTAAAAATCCCTTTCCAGATGTAAAAAAGTAGAATGTCGAAAACAAACGGAAATAGTATCATTTAAACAAACAAAGTAATCCCTAATAATTACCATTTCAGAGGTGACACTGCCATGGTAGTGTCGGTTACAGCCGGGGTCCACGTTGGAGCATGGCTAAATTACAGAACCGGAGCAATGTCAACGCCACTACTTCCTCCACCATACAATATTATTTGGCCATCTTATCCAATGCTTGGGCGTACAGTATTGAGAACAATATTAGGATTTTGCTGTATAATAGCAACAAAGgcattatttaaatttctcaGCTATGCAACAATGTGTGCGATACTAAGAGTAAATTCAAAAGAACTGATGAAAAGTCGGAACTGTTTAGAAAATCGAAACAAGGTCCTTGTTGATTTGGTTTATAAGTACATCACGTGTTTTATGATCGGTTTCAATGCTGTTTACCTATTACCAAATGTTTTTAGTATGATCGGAATTGAAAGACCAACCTTTTATACAGAATTATAGTTTTAGTAGTAACGGGCACTTGATCTAAAATAGATCTTGCATGTTCAGTGCAAATACAAATAACGTACTTACACGTATTCATCACTTATCATCATGTTCTACATCCAAAGAGTACTGAAATATCGGTACGAATTAATATTTCATAACAGAGGAGAATATAAGTATTGCATTCAATCTGATAAAACCATCGAAAACTgagaatgaaacaaaatatttgttcACTTGATGTTTAGCAATCGAACATAGATAGTAATGTAAGGTTGAATAATGTGTTTTGTACTAAGCGGTATCATTCTCGAACATCcatgtattttgaaaaacaatatttattcgtGGTTCGCCTAATTTACAAGCAATATTTACTCCTGATCAGTGAAAATTCTGGCAAATCGTGAAAGAATTGTAACGATCGAAAATATCGATTAAAGTTCCAATCCCCTGAGCATAGTTTGAATAGAGATTGAACATAGCAACAAAATGAGGCtcagaattatttgaaaattttgctcaATCCAAATCGTGTATGATCAGACTAGTAGGACTAGTAATTAATTCTGCTGGGAGCTAGACCCTGATAAACTGATAGTCACAAAAACGAGTAACCCTTGCTTTATTCCCATTTATTGATGCGGTAAATGAAGCGAAACCCTGACTAAACTTGCTTGCTTGAACAC from Neodiprion virginianus isolate iyNeoVirg1 chromosome 3, iyNeoVirg1.1, whole genome shotgun sequence encodes the following:
- the LOC124301563 gene encoding sphingosine-1-phosphate phosphatase 1-like; amino-acid sequence: MQEYRSIHRLFYPDKVNLEKKMWSEAIEYFKDPQQVAQIQEFFGVRIHHNQILQHKSGDGNSVMDFPYDNGNVTKTIRRKVNRINDERSSRNETNGYATSEDEAMPTSSSDPPQFTITNHIWYYLFLFGTELGDEIFYSTFIPFWFWNIDGAVGRRIVLVWAVVMTIGQCLKDIICWPRPACPPSVRLQNKWSQEYGMPSTHAMIAVSIPFSVVLFTMNRYVYSFTIGCTIAVLWCTLVCVSRIYLGMHTVLDILAGLALAMFLMIPLVPLVDATDYYFLTKDWALAILVAISIATVVYYPCSDKWTPTRGDTAMVVSVTAGVHVGAWLNYRTGAMSTPLLPPPYNIIWPSYPMLGRTVLRTILGFCCIIATKALFKFLSYATMCAILRVNSKELMKSRNCLENRNKVLVDLVYKYITCFMIGFNAVYLLPNVFSMIGIERPTFYTEL